In Zunongwangia profunda SM-A87, the following proteins share a genomic window:
- the porL gene encoding type IX secretion system motor protein PorL/GldL, whose amino-acid sequence MAQSKTRAKVMNMVYGLGAAVVILGALFKIMHWPFGNEMLILGLCTEALVFTVSAFEPVDEGYDWSLVYPELAQGSAAITSPRKKEVVIEETKDAQGMLSKKLDDMLRDAKVDAALMTSLGDSIRNFEGAAKGIAPTVDAMASQKKYSQELTTAATQMETLNSIYKVQVESASRQAEINKAVAENAGKLKAEMDSLTQNLASLNGVYGGMLTAMHGQRRA is encoded by the coding sequence ATGGCACAATCAAAAACTAGAGCAAAAGTTATGAATATGGTATACGGTCTTGGTGCGGCTGTAGTTATCCTTGGAGCGCTTTTTAAAATTATGCACTGGCCTTTTGGTAATGAAATGTTAATCCTTGGATTATGTACAGAAGCTTTAGTATTTACCGTTTCTGCTTTCGAACCTGTAGATGAAGGTTACGATTGGTCCCTTGTTTATCCAGAATTAGCCCAGGGAAGTGCAGCGATTACTTCTCCAAGAAAAAAAGAAGTAGTGATCGAAGAAACTAAAGACGCTCAGGGAATGCTTTCTAAAAAGCTAGATGATATGTTGCGAGATGCAAAAGTAGATGCTGCATTAATGACAAGTCTTGGAGATAGCATACGAAATTTTGAAGGTGCTGCTAAAGGTATTGCACCAACCGTAGATGCAATGGCTTCTCAGAAGAAATACAGCCAGGAATTAACTACTGCTGCTACTCAAATGGAAACTCTAAATAGTATATATAAAGTTCAGGTGGAATCGGCTTCCAGACAGGCTGAAATTAACAAAGCCGTGGCAGAGAATGCTGGTAAGCTTAAAGCCGAAATGGATTCTTTAACCCAAAACCTGGCTTCTTTGAATGGTGTTTATGGTGGTATGCTAACTGCTATGCACGGTCAAAGAAGAGCATAA
- the porK gene encoding T9SS ring complex lipoprotein PorK/GldK translates to MKKIVSLVAVLALIYSCGSNDRGQLVGAKGKRWNPEEPFGMVLVPGGSFIMGKSDDDIAGQLNAPPKTVTVNSFYMDETEITNAEYRQFVNYVKDSVVRVMLAMEAELEGATPGASGIGEYAFADADESNLTPYQEYMLETYGTGSEMDAYENRKLNKDVDIIWDTEDYPDVAYARVMDQLYIPQEDAYNGTRTIDVKNLKFKYSWMDVEAAVKGKGERRNYMKTEVVEVYPDTAVWIKDFNYSYNEPMHNDYFWHSAFDDYPVVGVTWKQARAFAQWRTKYNNDFRKSRGDSNVPHYRLPTEAEWEYAARGGLEGGTYPWGGPYTKNDRGCFMANFKPLRGDYAADQALYTVEAKSFDPNGYGLYNMAGNVAEWVNSSYDAASYDYMSSMNPTVNNYEDPRKVVRGGSWKDVAYFLQVSSRDYEYADSARSYIGFRTVQDYLGNDVPLNQQPPLR, encoded by the coding sequence ATGAAGAAAATTGTTTCGCTAGTTGCTGTTCTTGCTTTAATCTACAGTTGTGGAAGTAATGACAGGGGACAGCTCGTAGGTGCGAAAGGAAAAAGATGGAACCCTGAAGAGCCTTTTGGGATGGTTTTAGTGCCTGGAGGGTCATTTATAATGGGGAAATCTGATGATGATATAGCAGGACAACTAAATGCCCCACCAAAAACGGTTACAGTCAACTCATTCTATATGGATGAAACCGAAATTACCAATGCAGAATATCGACAATTTGTAAATTACGTTAAGGATTCTGTGGTGCGCGTAATGCTGGCGATGGAAGCTGAGCTTGAGGGCGCAACTCCGGGAGCAAGTGGAATTGGTGAGTATGCCTTTGCAGATGCAGACGAATCGAATTTAACGCCATATCAGGAGTATATGCTTGAAACTTATGGGACAGGCAGTGAAATGGATGCTTATGAAAACCGTAAACTTAATAAAGACGTAGACATTATTTGGGATACCGAAGATTATCCGGATGTGGCATATGCCAGAGTGATGGATCAGTTATATATTCCGCAGGAGGATGCTTACAACGGTACGAGAACTATTGATGTTAAAAACCTAAAGTTTAAGTACAGTTGGATGGATGTTGAAGCAGCGGTAAAGGGAAAAGGTGAACGTCGTAATTATATGAAAACCGAGGTAGTTGAAGTATATCCAGATACAGCTGTTTGGATTAAAGATTTTAATTACTCTTACAATGAGCCTATGCACAATGATTATTTTTGGCATAGTGCTTTTGATGATTACCCGGTAGTAGGAGTGACCTGGAAACAAGCCAGGGCATTCGCGCAGTGGAGAACAAAATACAATAATGATTTTCGTAAATCCAGAGGGGATAGCAATGTACCCCATTATCGATTACCTACTGAAGCAGAATGGGAATATGCTGCTCGTGGAGGTTTAGAAGGTGGGACTTATCCTTGGGGAGGTCCTTATACAAAAAATGATCGGGGCTGTTTTATGGCTAACTTTAAGCCATTAAGAGGAGACTATGCCGCAGACCAGGCTCTTTATACTGTAGAAGCTAAATCTTTTGATCCTAATGGTTACGGATTGTACAATATGGCCGGTAACGTTGCAGAATGGGTAAACTCATCTTATGATGCCGCATCTTACGATTATATGTCTTCTATGAACCCAACGGTAAATAATTATGAAGACCCAAGAAAAGTAGTTAGAGGAGGATCATGGAAAGATGTAGCTTACTTTTTACAAGTTTCTTCCAGAGATTACGAATATGCAGATTCAGCAAGAAGTTATATTGGTTTTAGAACGGTACAGGATTATTTAGGTAACGATGTTCCTTTAAACCAACAACCTCCTTTAAGATAA
- a CDS encoding formimidoylglutamase, producing MELDFLSPVSEELIAYAKNLSQHSIGAKAKFNSVLNGIPDLSDVQIAIIGIRENRLAESYEDSLLNFDGIRKAFYGLFPGNWHLNIADLGDIQQGDTVKDTYFAVEKTVAALVKMEVIPVILGGSQDLIYAQYRAYDTLDEMVNLVNVDARFDLGDAEQVISNKSYVSKIIVNEPYNLFNYSNIGYQTYFNSQEEIELMDRLFFDAYRLGEISNDISLIEPIMRAANLVSIDINSIEAGSLGSSVFKSPNGFNGKEICAISRYAGLSDKVSSFGVFEYNSALGELSNMLLAQMIWYFAEGVNYRNNENTVAAKQEFVKYQVPVDDDVLVFFKSPLSGRWWIEIPYVANRNTKLKRSTLLPCSEEDYLEACNQVIPERWYKAKRKNEV from the coding sequence ATGGAATTGGATTTTTTAAGTCCTGTAAGTGAAGAGTTGATTGCTTATGCTAAAAATTTAAGTCAGCATAGCATAGGTGCAAAAGCAAAATTTAATTCGGTATTAAATGGGATTCCTGATCTTAGTGATGTGCAAATCGCTATTATTGGAATTCGTGAAAATCGCTTAGCTGAATCTTATGAAGATAGTTTGCTGAATTTTGATGGAATTAGAAAAGCCTTTTATGGTTTGTTTCCGGGGAATTGGCATTTAAATATTGCAGATTTAGGAGATATACAGCAAGGCGATACTGTAAAAGACACCTATTTTGCAGTAGAAAAAACAGTAGCTGCATTGGTTAAAATGGAGGTGATCCCGGTGATTCTTGGAGGATCTCAGGATCTTATTTATGCGCAATATCGCGCTTATGATACTCTAGATGAGATGGTGAACCTTGTTAATGTAGATGCCCGTTTCGACCTTGGTGATGCAGAACAGGTAATCTCCAATAAATCTTATGTGTCCAAGATTATAGTGAATGAGCCTTATAACCTTTTTAATTATTCCAATATAGGTTATCAAACCTATTTTAATTCTCAGGAAGAAATAGAATTGATGGATAGGCTGTTTTTTGATGCTTATCGGTTGGGTGAGATTAGCAATGATATTTCTTTAATAGAACCTATAATGAGAGCCGCGAATCTGGTGAGTATAGATATAAATAGTATCGAAGCAGGCTCTTTAGGAAGTTCGGTTTTTAAATCACCAAACGGGTTTAACGGAAAAGAGATTTGTGCCATTTCACGATATGCAGGACTTAGTGATAAGGTAAGTTCTTTTGGTGTGTTTGAATATAATTCGGCACTAGGGGAATTATCTAATATGCTTTTAGCACAGATGATTTGGTATTTTGCTGAAGGTGTAAATTATAGAAATAATGAAAACACGGTAGCGGCTAAGCAAGAGTTTGTTAAGTATCAGGTGCCTGTTGATGATGATGTACTTGTATTTTTTAAAAGTCCGCTTAGCGGTCGTTGGTGGATTGAAATTCCCTACGTAGCTAATCGCAATACTAAATTAAAAAGGAGTACGTTATTACCTTGTAGTGAGGAGGATTATTTGGAAGCCTGTAATCAGGTTATTCCAGAAAGATGGTATAAAGCAAAAAGAAAAAACGAAGTTTAA
- the topA gene encoding type I DNA topoisomerase, which yields MAKNLVIVESPAKAKTIEKFLGKDYKVASSFGHIADLPTKELGVDTEGDFSPKYIVSKDKKDVVRKLKGLAKDAETVWLASDEDREGEAIAWHLAEELKLKDDRTKRIVFHEITKSAILNAIENPRGINYNLVNAQQARRVLDRLVGYELSPVLWRKVKGGLSAGRVQSVSVRLIVEREREIEDFTPEASYRIDAEFANAEGKTFRAKLPKNFDTKEEAEAFLKDNLGADFKVVDLTKKPAKKSPAPPFTTSTLQQEASRKLYFSVSKTMTLAQRLYEAGHITYMRTDSVNLSDDARKGAHREILKAYGEEYAKSRQFKGKTKGAQEAHEAIRPTNFASHSVRADRDEQRLYELIWKRAIASQMSEAQLERTNVKIEANKHDKVFTANGEVLKFEGFLKVYLEGSDDEDSEEQNGMLPDMKVNEQLQNIFINATERFTRPPYRYTEASLVKKLEELGIGRPSTYAPTISTIQNRNYIEKGSVDGTEREYTQFTLENGKVSEKKLTETVGSDKGKLVPTAVGKVVNDFLVNHFSNILDYNFTAKVEQSFDDIAEGNEEWTKMMKDFYTDFHPHVQDVAKNADREVGERILGEDPETGKPVSVRLGKFGPMVQIGSVEDDEKPKFASLSPDQTLDTITYEEAMDLFQLPKELGEYKGEKVEVNNGRYGPYVRFGKKYVSLEKGEDPMSVDFDRAMELIKEKEKADAPIYEYEDKPVQKGVGRFGPYLKWNGIFINVNKKYDFDNLSDEDIVELIEDKKRKEREKIIHHWEDEGIRVEKARWGRSNVIKGKTKVELPKTVDATKITLEEAKDIIAKKAPKKKAAKKTTKKKTAAKKTTKKTTKKTSKK from the coding sequence ATGGCAAAAAATTTAGTGATCGTGGAGTCTCCTGCCAAAGCAAAAACGATTGAAAAGTTTTTGGGGAAAGATTATAAGGTGGCTTCTAGCTTTGGGCACATCGCAGACCTTCCAACAAAAGAATTAGGTGTAGACACCGAAGGGGATTTTTCTCCTAAGTATATTGTATCTAAGGATAAAAAAGATGTTGTTAGAAAACTTAAGGGTTTAGCAAAGGATGCAGAAACAGTATGGCTAGCGAGTGATGAGGATCGCGAAGGAGAAGCTATTGCCTGGCACCTGGCAGAAGAACTTAAATTAAAAGACGACCGCACTAAAAGGATTGTTTTTCACGAGATCACAAAATCTGCCATTTTAAATGCTATCGAAAACCCAAGAGGGATTAATTATAACCTTGTAAATGCCCAACAAGCAAGACGTGTTTTAGATCGGCTTGTGGGATATGAGCTTTCTCCGGTATTGTGGAGAAAGGTAAAAGGAGGTCTTTCTGCCGGAAGGGTGCAAAGTGTTTCGGTTAGACTGATCGTAGAGCGTGAGCGTGAGATTGAAGATTTTACTCCAGAAGCTTCTTATAGGATTGATGCTGAATTTGCTAACGCTGAGGGTAAAACGTTTAGGGCTAAATTGCCTAAGAACTTTGATACCAAGGAAGAGGCAGAGGCCTTTTTAAAAGATAATTTAGGAGCCGATTTTAAGGTGGTCGATCTAACAAAAAAACCGGCTAAGAAATCTCCGGCTCCACCGTTTACTACTTCTACCTTACAACAGGAGGCATCCAGAAAATTATATTTTTCAGTAAGTAAAACCATGACCTTAGCACAACGTCTTTATGAAGCTGGTCATATTACTTATATGAGAACCGATAGTGTAAATCTTTCTGATGATGCCCGTAAAGGTGCTCATCGCGAAATCTTAAAGGCTTACGGTGAAGAATATGCAAAATCAAGACAATTTAAAGGTAAAACAAAGGGAGCGCAAGAAGCTCACGAAGCAATACGTCCAACAAACTTTGCCAGTCACAGCGTAAGGGCAGATCGCGATGAACAACGTTTATACGAATTGATCTGGAAACGTGCTATCGCCTCGCAAATGTCTGAAGCGCAATTAGAACGTACCAATGTTAAGATTGAAGCTAATAAGCACGATAAAGTATTTACCGCTAATGGAGAAGTGCTGAAATTTGAAGGATTTTTAAAAGTTTATTTAGAAGGCAGTGACGACGAAGATTCTGAAGAACAAAACGGAATGTTACCTGATATGAAGGTTAATGAACAACTCCAGAATATCTTTATTAATGCTACAGAGCGTTTTACACGTCCGCCATACAGATATACCGAGGCTTCCTTAGTTAAAAAATTAGAAGAACTGGGAATTGGTAGACCGTCTACTTACGCGCCTACAATTTCTACTATTCAGAATAGAAATTATATTGAAAAAGGTTCTGTGGATGGAACAGAACGTGAATACACGCAATTTACCCTGGAAAACGGAAAAGTATCTGAAAAGAAATTAACAGAAACCGTGGGAAGTGATAAAGGTAAATTAGTGCCAACCGCAGTAGGGAAAGTAGTAAACGACTTTTTAGTTAATCATTTTTCAAATATCCTTGATTATAACTTTACCGCAAAAGTAGAGCAAAGCTTTGATGATATTGCTGAAGGAAATGAGGAATGGACAAAAATGATGAAGGATTTTTATACTGATTTTCATCCACATGTTCAGGATGTTGCCAAGAACGCAGATCGTGAAGTAGGGGAACGAATTTTAGGAGAAGATCCGGAGACTGGTAAGCCGGTAAGTGTGCGCTTAGGAAAATTTGGGCCAATGGTTCAGATAGGATCTGTAGAGGATGATGAAAAGCCAAAATTTGCAAGTTTAAGTCCAGATCAAACCTTAGATACAATTACTTACGAGGAAGCGATGGATCTTTTTCAACTTCCAAAAGAACTCGGTGAGTATAAAGGAGAAAAAGTTGAAGTAAATAATGGCCGCTATGGTCCTTATGTAAGATTTGGTAAAAAATATGTCTCTTTAGAAAAAGGAGAAGATCCCATGAGTGTGGATTTTGACCGGGCCATGGAACTTATTAAAGAAAAAGAGAAAGCCGACGCTCCAATTTACGAATATGAAGATAAGCCGGTTCAAAAAGGAGTGGGGCGTTTTGGTCCTTACCTAAAATGGAACGGTATTTTCATTAATGTGAATAAAAAATACGATTTCGATAATCTTTCTGATGAAGATATTGTAGAACTTATTGAAGATAAGAAACGTAAAGAACGTGAAAAAATAATTCACCATTGGGAAGACGAAGGTATTAGAGTTGAAAAAGCCAGATGGGGAAGATCTAATGTGATAAAAGGTAAGACTAAAGTAGAATTGCCTAAAACTGTTGATGCCACAAAAATTACCTTAGAAGAGGCCAAAGATATAATCGCCAAGAAAGCACCAAAGAAAAAAGCTGCTAAAAAAACGACCAAAAAGAAAACTGCGGCTAAAAAAACAACAAAGAAAACAACTAAAAAAACATCCAAAAAGTAA